In Candidatus Sulfurimonas marisnigri, a single genomic region encodes these proteins:
- a CDS encoding MFS transporter: MNEYFKLLKLEPILKRLSTIQLIAYFGAWFSNVAIYTLLLDMNVSAEVIAFVAMLHFLSGIIQAPLSGSIIDNMKPKKLMLILISFEIFATLFLIFVNDVSDLWLLYILIFVKMAAASFYFTTEMSLLPKLLDGDKLQKANELHSIIWSFSYTLGMALSGFVVYLFGVKIAFLLDAFMFMIAFILLYKVDIDVAFSKSGENLLFMMKDTFKYLKKTPHAIHLMLIHSFVGLTAFDALVALMVDKYYASMIATSLALGLLHASRALGLVVGPIILSKWINNRRLVYIFMFQAFAVWLWAFLMKDFYMSLFASVIVGLFTTTLWSYTYTLLQKNIEQKYYGRIVAYNDMLFLSSAAFTSFMIGFLATSSYSLEFITVLIGFAFMIGAAYFAWILKSQKIKDII, translated from the coding sequence AATGAATATTTCAAACTACTAAAACTTGAACCTATATTAAAGAGATTGTCAACAATACAGCTTATTGCATATTTTGGTGCATGGTTTAGTAATGTAGCCATATATACACTACTACTAGATATGAATGTATCTGCTGAAGTTATTGCATTTGTTGCTATGCTTCATTTTCTCTCAGGCATAATACAAGCTCCTTTAAGTGGCTCAATAATAGACAATATGAAGCCTAAAAAACTGATGTTGATATTGATTTCCTTTGAAATATTTGCAACACTATTTTTGATTTTTGTAAATGATGTATCTGATTTATGGCTACTTTATATATTGATATTTGTAAAAATGGCAGCTGCAAGTTTTTACTTTACAACAGAGATGTCACTTTTGCCAAAGCTGCTTGATGGGGATAAATTGCAAAAAGCAAATGAACTTCACTCAATTATATGGTCATTTTCTTATACTTTAGGGATGGCACTTAGTGGGTTTGTTGTTTATTTATTTGGAGTAAAAATTGCATTTTTACTTGATGCCTTTATGTTTATGATAGCGTTTATATTACTTTATAAAGTGGATATAGATGTTGCTTTTAGTAAAAGTGGTGAAAATCTACTTTTTATGATGAAAGACACCTTTAAATATCTGAAAAAAACTCCGCATGCAATTCATCTGATGTTAATTCACTCTTTTGTAGGTTTAACTGCTTTTGATGCTTTAGTAGCTTTGATGGTAGATAAATATTATGCTTCTATGATTGCAACTTCTTTAGCGCTTGGTCTTTTACACGCATCAAGAGCATTAGGGTTAGTTGTTGGGCCTATAATATTAAGTAAGTGGATAAATAATAGAAGACTAGTGTATATATTTATGTTTCAGGCATTTGCTGTTTGGTTATGGGCATTTTTAATGAAAGATTTCTATATGTCACTTTTTGCAAGTGTAATTGTCGGGTTATTTACAACAACACTTTGGTCGTATACGTATACACTGCTTCAAAAAAATATAGAGCAAAAATACTATGGTAGAATAGTGGCATATAATGACATGTTGTTTTTAAGTTCAGCGGCATTTACGTCTTTTATGATTGGATTTTTAGCTACATCTAGTTATTCGCTGGAGTTTATAACAGTGTTGATTGGCTTTGCCTTTATGATAGGTGCTGCATACTTTGCTTGGATTTTAAAGAGTCAGAAAATTAAGGATATTATATAA